A genomic window from Nanoarchaeota archaeon includes:
- a CDS encoding 30S ribosomal protein S15: protein MSRLYCGRRGKSGSKKPVDKKTPTWVDYKAEEVEALIMKLRKQGQSAAAIGLTLRDQYGIPSVQTITGKALGQILKEKKLDSKLPEDLFNVLKQTVGIREHLLKNHKDQSGRHKLMLAESKVRRLGKYYSRVGVLPADWKYDASKAKLLVQ from the coding sequence ATGTCAAGACTATATTGCGGAAGGCGAGGAAAATCAGGCAGCAAAAAGCCAGTGGATAAGAAAACTCCAACATGGGTTGATTATAAGGCTGAAGAAGTTGAAGCGCTTATAATGAAGCTGAGAAAACAGGGTCAGAGCGCGGCAGCTATCGGTCTTACTTTGCGCGACCAGTACGGCATTCCCTCTGTTCAGACAATTACCGGAAAGGCTCTTGGCCAGATACTAAAAGAAAAGAAACTTGATTCAAAGCTTCCGGAGGATTTATTTAATGTTCTTAAGCAGACAGTTGGCATCCGGGAGCATTTGCTGAAAAACCACAAAGATCAGAGCGGAAGGCATAAGTTGATGCTTGCAGAATCAAAAGTCAGAAGGCTCGGAAAATATTACTCGCGCGTTGGAGTTCTTCCTGCGGACTGGAAATACGATGCATCAAAAGCGAAGCTCTTGGTGCAATAA
- a CDS encoding PD-(D/E)XK nuclease family protein, translated as MEPKIKINVSDVITYEFCPKQFYFQRVLKIIPPQLRALFSVGIKEHNHYETCNDKEHAKKPEAEEGKPYVMLFQEVPLIDTKNNISGRIDALYIQGSSFLSEGDLRKALIIDKKRKMNEIYFLQVFGYAHLLDATDRFGFLKPCETFGQIVHNSGSSGEIAITDAKKSEFLNKAIILREHFTRMLEGEIPKTKKCEKCINCHFKSRCFGGLNAFI; from the coding sequence GTGGAACCAAAAATCAAAATCAATGTTTCAGACGTCATAACATACGAATTCTGCCCGAAACAGTTCTACTTCCAGCGCGTCTTGAAAATAATTCCTCCGCAATTGAGAGCGCTTTTCAGTGTCGGCATAAAAGAACACAATCATTATGAAACGTGCAACGACAAAGAGCATGCCAAAAAACCGGAAGCCGAAGAAGGAAAGCCGTATGTGATGCTTTTTCAGGAAGTGCCGCTAATTGATACGAAAAACAACATATCGGGAAGAATAGATGCGCTTTATATCCAAGGCAGTTCGTTTCTTTCAGAGGGGGACTTGCGCAAAGCCCTGATAATCGATAAGAAGCGCAAAATGAACGAGATATATTTCCTGCAGGTATTCGGATACGCGCATCTTCTTGACGCAACTGACCGATTCGGCTTTCTTAAGCCTTGCGAAACATTCGGGCAAATTGTGCACAATTCAGGGTCAAGCGGAGAAATCGCAATAACGGATGCAAAGAAATCAGAGTTCCTGAACAAAGCAATAATTTTGCGCGAGCATTTCACGCGCATGCTTGAAGGAGAGATACCAAAAACAAAGAAATGCGAAAAGTGCATTAATTGCCATTTTAAATCCAGGTGCTTTGGCGGGTTAAACGCTTTCATATGA
- a CDS encoding AbrB/MazE/SpoVT family DNA-binding domain-containing protein, translating into MAEIKSMDMHDGKIEIKLSISNDEYRILKHHMSNLTIFPCEKDTLTYSLTTGKLGNSNRVMLPKKFLESFNIKELDKKVPSNIFVLNGDAYLLIKIKSSKAGIPTFKEDELK; encoded by the coding sequence ATGGCTGAGATAAAAAGCATGGATATGCATGACGGAAAGATAGAGATAAAGCTTTCCATAAGCAATGACGAGTACCGGATACTAAAGCACCATATGAGCAATCTTACAATTTTTCCCTGTGAAAAGGATACTCTTACATACAGCCTTACTACGGGAAAGCTCGGAAACAGCAACAGAGTGATGCTTCCCAAGAAATTCCTTGAGTCGTTCAACATAAAGGAACTCGACAAAAAGGTGCCTTCAAACATATTTGTCCTGAATGGCGACGCATACCTGCTAATAAAGATAAAAAGCTCTAAAGCAGGTATTCCGACTTTCAAGGAGGATGAATTGAAATGA
- a CDS encoding AAA family ATPase, which yields MRVATGLKKLDAMLSGGFPENSVILLSGGPGTGKTLVALRFLLEGARLGEKCCYVSLCEKREELLKAAESVKSLSDAKKYLDKNLAIEYIMMGQSNIGMKRFVEIMANYPKIDRIVIDDVNKLLMFSENEKSYRAYLIELINSLKYAKSSLLLCETRDSDALDAGGDESFECDGIIQLTFLDLEEKPMRALIVHKMRYTNFDAKVPHELKIDNNDIRLTETKVI from the coding sequence ATGAGAGTTGCAACAGGGCTAAAAAAGCTGGATGCTATGCTTTCCGGAGGGTTTCCTGAAAACTCTGTTATCCTGCTTTCCGGGGGACCGGGTACGGGAAAAACACTGGTCGCATTAAGATTTCTTCTTGAAGGCGCACGGCTTGGCGAAAAATGCTGCTATGTATCCCTTTGCGAAAAAAGGGAAGAGCTTCTGAAGGCAGCAGAGTCCGTAAAAAGCTTAAGCGATGCCAAAAAATACCTGGACAAAAACCTTGCCATAGAATACATAATGATGGGGCAAAGCAACATAGGCATGAAACGGTTCGTGGAGATCATGGCAAACTATCCCAAGATAGACCGAATAGTAATTGACGATGTCAATAAGCTGCTCATGTTCTCCGAAAACGAAAAGTCCTACAGGGCATATCTCATAGAGCTCATAAACAGCCTGAAATACGCAAAATCATCTCTCCTGCTATGCGAAACCAGAGACAGTGATGCCCTTGACGCCGGAGGGGATGAATCGTTTGAATGCGACGGAATTATACAGCTTACGTTCTTGGACCTTGAAGAAAAACCTATGCGCGCACTGATTGTGCACAAGATGAGATACACCAACTTCGACGCAAAGGTGCCTCATGAACTAAAGATTGACAACAACGATATCCGGCTGACAGAAACTAAGGTAATCTGA
- a CDS encoding aminotransferase class I/II-fold pyridoxal phosphate-dependent enzyme has translation MFNFSEAVERMPFSKATNYFGAARKDTVDFSLGEPKDAPPESVVSAYIQSLKGGGNRYAPVRGIAELREKIAEKLRGQNYINAAPEEILVTGGASEAISFSILSLVNKGDEVIIIEPSYPIAASMVKFCGAKPVSLILEEKNNFCPDLEKLKQMITGKTKMLMINTPHNPTGSVFDKKTLRAISEIFPGIILADEVYENFTYGAKHHSLASVAARPENIITVNSFSKTYAMCGYRVGYLHTQKEIINQMLKLKLCISTCTANPCQRAALAALNDTEFPVMVKKRFEERRNLMVRGLKSLGLQFIEPKGAFYIFPNVAELGGDEKAYEFFLGAGVLTMPGRVFHEDCKNHVRFSFVADKCDIAEGIGRIDAAFKKLSLHSR, from the coding sequence ATGTTTAATTTCAGCGAAGCTGTAGAAAGGATGCCATTCTCAAAGGCCACAAATTACTTCGGCGCCGCCCGAAAAGATACAGTTGATTTTTCCCTTGGCGAGCCGAAGGATGCGCCGCCCGAATCCGTGGTCAGCGCGTATATTCAGTCGCTCAAAGGCGGAGGCAACCGTTACGCTCCGGTGCGCGGCATCGCCGAACTGCGGGAAAAAATCGCAGAAAAGCTGCGCGGGCAAAATTATATCAATGCAGCGCCGGAAGAAATTCTTGTAACCGGCGGCGCCAGCGAAGCAATTTCGTTTTCAATCCTTTCGCTTGTGAATAAGGGTGACGAAGTTATCATAATTGAGCCAAGTTATCCCATAGCCGCCTCGATGGTAAAATTCTGCGGCGCAAAACCGGTCAGCCTTATTCTGGAAGAGAAGAATAATTTTTGCCCGGACCTTGAAAAACTGAAACAAATGATAACCGGAAAGACAAAAATGCTTATGATAAACACGCCTCATAATCCGACCGGCTCTGTATTTGACAAAAAAACCCTCCGCGCAATCTCCGAGATATTTCCCGGCATAATTCTGGCCGACGAAGTCTATGAAAATTTCACATACGGCGCAAAGCACCATTCCCTTGCTTCTGTCGCAGCCCGGCCCGAAAACATCATCACAGTAAATTCCTTTTCAAAAACATACGCCATGTGCGGATACCGCGTCGGATACCTTCACACACAAAAGGAAATTATCAACCAGATGCTGAAGCTCAAGCTTTGCATCTCCACCTGCACCGCAAATCCGTGCCAGAGAGCCGCTCTTGCAGCCCTGAACGACACGGAATTTCCGGTTATGGTGAAAAAGCGCTTTGAAGAAAGAAGAAATCTGATGGTCCGCGGGCTTAAATCGCTCGGGCTTCAATTTATAGAGCCTAAAGGCGCATTCTATATCTTTCCCAATGTTGCAGAATTGGGAGGCGATGAAAAAGCATACGAGTTTTTCCTTGGCGCCGGAGTGCTTACAATGCCGGGCAGGGTATTTCACGAGGATTGCAAAAATCACGTAAGATTCAGCTTTGTTGCCGATAAATGCGATATTGCCGAAGGCATAGGGCGCATTGATGCGGCATTTAAAAAGTTATCTCTCCATAGTAGATAA
- a CDS encoding homoaconitate hydratase → MPGVVFGFGEKIRMAEKIMDFGADLIDIMPAVSETEFRATKELTRMFGNRVSATSRAKKPDIDAAINAGAERITLFSPLSDLHIAQKLKITRDENIRNSCEMIDYARSHGIAVDFAGEDATRADMAYLKQFLKEIHGKIAMFFIADTVGCLTPESARKLVWYVRNSARCEVAIHFHNDFGMATANTVEGILAGADCFSGTFTGIGERAGNAPIEEVCTALHYLCGMEVNVKFNMLKEICGTVQELSGIRLQKHKPLVGENAFAHESGIHVDGILKNPKTYEFLNPEDVGQKRKICIGKHSGRKGIEHVLREKCGDEIAPEDAEIVLKAIKEAYERKRDSLSDEEIETIVSEIKCRRVLA, encoded by the coding sequence ATGCCCGGCGTTGTGTTCGGGTTTGGCGAAAAAATCCGGATGGCGGAAAAAATAATGGATTTCGGCGCAGACCTGATAGATATAATGCCGGCGGTTTCCGAAACAGAGTTCAGGGCAACAAAAGAGCTTACGCGCATGTTCGGCAACAGGGTTTCTGCCACCTCCAGGGCTAAGAAGCCTGATATTGATGCGGCAATCAATGCAGGCGCCGAAAGAATCACTTTGTTCTCGCCGCTCTCGGATTTGCACATTGCCCAGAAGCTGAAAATAACGCGCGATGAAAATATCAGGAATTCCTGCGAAATGATTGATTATGCGCGCTCGCACGGAATTGCCGTGGATTTTGCAGGAGAGGATGCCACAAGGGCGGACATGGCATATCTGAAGCAGTTTCTTAAAGAGATTCACGGCAAAATTGCCATGTTTTTCATCGCGGATACAGTGGGATGCCTTACTCCGGAATCAGCAAGAAAGCTTGTGTGGTATGTCAGGAACAGCGCCAGATGCGAGGTCGCGATTCATTTCCACAACGATTTCGGCATGGCGACTGCGAACACTGTCGAAGGAATACTTGCAGGAGCCGACTGCTTTTCAGGAACTTTTACCGGGATAGGCGAGCGGGCAGGAAATGCCCCGATTGAGGAGGTGTGCACTGCGCTGCATTATCTTTGCGGGATGGAGGTGAATGTAAAGTTCAATATGCTGAAGGAAATATGCGGCACGGTTCAGGAACTATCGGGAATACGCCTTCAGAAGCACAAGCCGCTTGTGGGCGAAAATGCGTTCGCGCATGAGTCCGGCATACATGTTGACGGGATTCTTAAGAATCCGAAAACTTATGAGTTCCTGAATCCCGAAGATGTGGGGCAAAAAAGAAAGATTTGTATCGGAAAGCATAGCGGAAGAAAAGGAATTGAACACGTTCTTCGCGAAAAGTGCGGAGATGAAATAGCTCCCGAAGATGCGGAGATTGTCTTAAAAGCTATAAAGGAGGCATACGAACGCAAGAGAGATTCATTGTCGGATGAAGAAATTGAAACGATTGTTTCGGAGATTAAATGCAGGAGGGTGTTGGCGTGA
- a CDS encoding HAMP domain-containing protein, whose translation MKLQYKLSLVFAFLILIAGAMLIILNSELVRGELEKNLVAREKIGLEILEKKIFPYAADKDYASVTALIFEEKEIKKGFVEYIVVHGIDNKITAHTFLTGVPEEMRQSQEEPDDAFSTKELNMGNQPIIEATMPLKDGTYVAGYLHVGYKKEYIENILARLNLMSSIAVALITASIIVSGVFLFRRMIAQPIGELASGIDSISAGNLDVKVKLRTGDEFERMAGAFNKMASDIKESKAKIETFNKTLKEEVAEKTKELNQKVDELTTTKNAVLNMMDDTEELNKSLTEARDKLSESVDELKETDIKKNEFMSIAAHELKTPMTSIHGFSQLLQDKKVADDPEKRDKYLKIMDHETTRLAKLVNDVLDLSRIDLNAMNFDFSEVDINDVIDTVRTEMDVQIKAKGLESEYIIDKNLPKITTDRERLTQILMNLINNSVKYTQKGKITVKISREDGILHFIVKDTGIGIARKNQEKIFTRFYQVDSSYTRSVGGVGLGLSLCKELVDLLGGKIWFESVHEKGSEFHFTLPAKGSLKRGIQKIAEK comes from the coding sequence ATGAAACTCCAATATAAGCTGTCTTTGGTTTTTGCCTTTTTAATCTTAATAGCTGGAGCTATGCTCATTATTTTAAACTCCGAGCTGGTGCGGGGCGAGCTTGAGAAAAATCTGGTTGCGCGAGAGAAGATAGGGCTTGAGATTCTGGAAAAGAAGATATTTCCATACGCCGCGGACAAGGATTATGCATCCGTGACTGCCTTAATATTCGAGGAAAAGGAAATAAAAAAAGGGTTTGTGGAGTACATTGTTGTTCACGGCATCGACAATAAAATTACGGCGCACACATTTTTAACAGGCGTGCCTGAAGAGATGCGCCAAAGCCAGGAAGAACCGGATGATGCGTTTAGCACAAAGGAGCTGAACATGGGAAACCAGCCCATTATCGAAGCCACGATGCCATTAAAGGACGGGACCTATGTGGCAGGGTATCTTCATGTCGGATACAAGAAGGAATATATCGAAAACATACTCGCCCGCCTGAATCTTATGAGCAGCATTGCCGTGGCGCTTATAACGGCGTCAATAATAGTTTCGGGCGTTTTCCTGTTCCGAAGAATGATAGCGCAGCCAATCGGGGAACTGGCATCGGGCATAGATAGCATTAGCGCAGGCAATCTGGATGTGAAAGTGAAACTCAGGACAGGGGATGAATTCGAAAGAATGGCGGGCGCGTTTAACAAAATGGCTTCTGACATTAAGGAATCCAAGGCAAAGATTGAAACATTCAACAAGACTCTCAAGGAAGAAGTTGCCGAGAAGACAAAGGAGCTGAACCAGAAAGTGGATGAGCTGACTACAACCAAGAACGCGGTTCTCAACATGATGGATGACACAGAGGAGCTGAACAAGTCGCTTACAGAGGCGCGTGATAAGCTGTCGGAAAGTGTGGATGAGCTGAAGGAGACTGACATAAAAAAGAATGAATTCATGTCAATTGCCGCGCATGAATTGAAAACGCCGATGACGTCCATTCACGGATTCTCACAGCTTCTGCAGGACAAAAAAGTTGCGGATGATCCGGAAAAAAGGGATAAATACCTTAAAATAATGGATCATGAGACAACGCGGCTTGCAAAGCTTGTAAACGACGTGCTTGACCTTTCGCGTATTGACCTCAATGCCATGAACTTTGACTTCTCCGAAGTTGATATAAATGATGTGATTGACACTGTGCGCACGGAAATGGACGTTCAGATAAAAGCCAAGGGGCTGGAGTCCGAATACATTATTGATAAAAACCTGCCGAAAATCACCACTGACCGCGAGCGCCTGACGCAGATATTGATGAACCTCATAAACAACTCGGTCAAATACACTCAGAAGGGGAAAATAACCGTGAAAATATCAAGAGAAGACGGCATCCTGCACTTCATAGTCAAGGATACAGGCATAGGCATAGCAAGGAAGAATCAGGAGAAGATATTCACGAGGTTTTACCAGGTTGATTCGTCGTATACAAGGAGTGTGGGCGGAGTGGGCCTCGGGCTCTCCCTGTGCAAAGAGCTTGTGGATCTGCTCGGCGGAAAGATATGGTTCGAGAGCGTGCATGAAAAAGGAAGCGAGTTCCACTTCACGCTGCCGGCAAAAGGCTCTTTGAAAAGAGGCATTCAGAAGATTGCTGAAAAATGA
- a CDS encoding CBS domain-containing protein: MLPDEEDLAVSNIMTKKVAVADAKDTVQKVAMQMREKNIRGIPIVLKNKIVGMLTDKDIVSKVVAENKSPRDVTAGEIMSPKIITASPGDSITDVAKIMYANNVGRIPVIDEKGNLVGIVTETDITKIAPGIIDILYAHVEIENGAPPIRSRHPTLEGRCEECGQVYDDLVDVEGQWLCRSCSEDKTVVGTEKK; this comes from the coding sequence ATGCTGCCTGACGAAGAAGATTTAGCTGTTTCAAATATCATGACAAAGAAAGTGGCTGTTGCTGATGCAAAAGACACTGTCCAGAAAGTTGCAATGCAGATGCGCGAAAAAAACATCCGAGGCATTCCGATTGTTCTGAAAAACAAAATTGTCGGCATGCTTACGGATAAAGATATCGTCAGCAAAGTTGTTGCGGAAAACAAATCCCCGCGTGACGTCACTGCGGGCGAAATCATGAGCCCAAAAATTATTACTGCGAGCCCTGGCGACAGCATAACCGATGTTGCAAAAATAATGTATGCGAACAATGTCGGAAGAATTCCCGTAATTGATGAAAAAGGCAATCTTGTCGGAATTGTCACCGAAACAGACATTACAAAAATAGCTCCCGGGATTATTGATATTCTTTACGCGCATGTCGAAATCGAGAATGGCGCGCCACCGATCAGAAGCAGGCACCCGACACTAGAGGGGCGCTGCGAGGAATGCGGGCAGGTTTATGACGATCTTGTTGATGTTGAGGGTCAGTGGCTTTGCAGGAGCTGTTCCGAAGACAAGACTGTTGTCGGAACTGAGAAAAAGTGA
- a CDS encoding UbiA family prenyltransferase, which yields MALSGYLMFNLPSGKMIFVILSAFLVCAGTYSFNNITDKKEDAANGKSENPFTSVFEGKVISVAALLLGGILSAHLSSASFMFYISSAASGIVYSYLRIKKYLFIKNIYTGFGVMQAFLIGAAATSLTFEAVLYYVALSFFIMILSMISDIRDYKGDKAAGIRTVPVCFGYAAAKALILSLLVAYFVLILAALPKLTVMLPFSAITLLLMHRDNARRAHFFGSLSFVFLTAWLLI from the coding sequence ATGGCGTTAAGCGGATATCTTATGTTTAATCTGCCGTCTGGGAAGATGATATTTGTTATTCTATCGGCATTCTTAGTCTGCGCCGGCACATATTCGTTCAACAATATAACTGACAAAAAAGAGGATGCTGCTAACGGAAAATCTGAAAATCCGTTTACGTCTGTTTTTGAGGGAAAGGTGATATCCGTCGCGGCTCTGCTATTGGGTGGTATACTATCTGCCCATTTATCATCTGCTTCTTTCATGTTTTACATAAGTTCCGCAGCATCCGGCATTGTTTATTCATATCTAAGGATCAAGAAATATCTCTTCATAAAGAACATATACACAGGATTTGGTGTTATGCAGGCATTTTTAATCGGTGCTGCAGCCACATCACTCACATTCGAAGCTGTTTTATACTATGTAGCGCTTTCTTTTTTTATTATGATTCTAAGCATGATATCTGATATAAGGGACTATAAGGGCGATAAGGCGGCAGGAATAAGGACTGTGCCGGTTTGCTTTGGATATGCCGCTGCAAAGGCGCTGATATTATCGCTGCTTGTTGCCTACTTCGTTCTGATATTGGCGGCTTTGCCGAAGCTTACGGTTATGCTACCTTTTTCAGCAATTACGCTCCTACTTATGCACCGCGACAATGCTCGGCGCGCCCATTTTTTTGGCAGCCTATCTTTTGTTTTTCTGACCGCATGGTTGCTGATATAA
- a CDS encoding chemotaxis protein CheC, with the protein MPKTSELSPIEKMLLTKLMIDCSGETARALSEMMNKKVSTAADSPKVLLINDVPKLLNSEDPAITLLFTRMSGAIKGTIILSSTADNILKTADIFLHKPLGYFKNLSDENVSVIKELANIMAGYYITALNHILHATCDSSMPELSINPRRAIEDFGFGSVYTEEILVLALKAKFEIEGGIKEDILLLFRKNDIKKILERLIVNTNIVSNMQFG; encoded by the coding sequence ATGCCAAAAACATCAGAACTATCGCCTATTGAAAAAATGCTCCTTACAAAGCTGATGATTGACTGCTCGGGCGAAACTGCCCGGGCACTTTCCGAGATGATGAATAAAAAGGTTTCTACAGCAGCAGATTCTCCAAAAGTATTGCTTATAAATGATGTTCCCAAGCTCTTGAATTCCGAAGACCCTGCCATAACCCTGCTTTTTACAAGAATGTCAGGAGCGATAAAAGGAACAATAATATTGTCATCCACTGCTGATAATATACTGAAAACCGCAGATATCTTCCTTCACAAGCCTCTTGGCTATTTCAAGAATTTAAGCGATGAAAATGTGTCGGTGATCAAGGAACTCGCAAACATAATGGCCGGCTACTATATAACTGCCCTAAACCATATTCTTCACGCAACCTGCGATTCGTCAATGCCTGAATTGTCGATAAACCCGAGGCGCGCAATTGAGGACTTCGGGTTTGGGTCTGTATATACCGAAGAGATCTTAGTGCTTGCGCTGAAAGCAAAATTCGAGATTGAAGGAGGCATAAAAGAAGATATCCTGCTGCTGTTCAGGAAAAACGACATAAAAAAGATACTTGAGCGGCTTATAGTTAATACAAATATTGTTTCAAACATGCAGTTCGGATAA
- a CDS encoding response regulator, whose product MAKKIMVVDDEESLRELLDAVLTPEGYEVTLASDGKDCLEKLKTLTPDLILLDMMMPGLSGRETCEKIRENPKTKGLKVAFLTVARFSESGKDTLKKMQVSDYITKPFDNADLIKRVKKIIG is encoded by the coding sequence ATGGCAAAAAAAATAATGGTTGTAGATGATGAGGAAAGCCTGCGGGAACTGTTAGATGCCGTATTGACGCCAGAAGGCTATGAAGTTACGCTCGCATCAGACGGAAAGGACTGCCTTGAGAAGCTGAAAACATTAACTCCTGACCTCATTCTGCTTGACATGATGATGCCGGGTTTGTCGGGAAGGGAAACCTGCGAGAAAATAAGGGAAAACCCGAAAACAAAAGGCCTGAAAGTCGCTTTTCTCACAGTAGCAAGATTTTCCGAATCAGGAAAAGACACTTTGAAGAAGATGCAGGTATCGGATTACATAACAAAGCCGTTTGACAATGCGGATTTAATCAAGCGAGTAAAGAAGATTATTGGCTAA